One window from the genome of Betaproteobacteria bacterium encodes:
- the ppk2 gene encoding polyphosphate kinase 2 — protein sequence MSKPAAKRISKPATRSAGRIVPKDAVRRAEAGDTAPVLEPGAIEEYAIEQAGEAADEVTAGAIRDLLEGVTPGDAARILRSVLEQQKGLDTLARRHADRELADTWQEGGYPYKNLLSRKSYERQKYRLQVELLKLQAWVKDTGQRVVVIFEGRDAAGKGGTIKRFMEHLNPRGARVVALEKPTVEERGQWYFQRYVEHLPTAGEIVLFDRSWYNRAGVERVMGFCTDAEYQEFMRQAPEFERMLVRQGIHLFKFWFSVSRREQRRRFKEREVHPLKQWKLSPIDKASLDKWDEYTQAKEAMFFHSDTTDAPWIVIKSDCKKRARTSALRYLLHKLTYTTKSPEVIGALDPLIVGRAQVVFERGENIITAPT from the coding sequence ATCTCGAAGCCCGCTGCAAAGAGGATCTCGAAGCCCGCGACGAGAAGCGCGGGGCGGATCGTCCCGAAGGATGCCGTGCGCCGCGCGGAAGCGGGCGATACCGCGCCGGTGCTGGAGCCCGGCGCCATCGAGGAGTACGCGATCGAACAGGCGGGCGAGGCCGCGGACGAGGTGACGGCCGGCGCCATCCGCGACCTGCTCGAGGGCGTGACTCCGGGCGACGCGGCCCGGATCCTGCGCTCCGTGCTGGAGCAGCAGAAGGGTTTGGACACCCTGGCGCGCCGGCATGCCGACCGCGAGCTCGCGGACACCTGGCAAGAGGGGGGCTATCCCTACAAGAACCTCCTTTCCCGCAAGAGCTACGAGCGGCAGAAGTACCGCCTGCAGGTGGAGCTACTCAAGCTTCAGGCGTGGGTGAAGGACACCGGCCAGCGCGTCGTCGTGATCTTCGAGGGGCGTGACGCCGCCGGCAAAGGGGGAACCATCAAGCGCTTCATGGAGCACCTGAACCCCCGCGGCGCGCGCGTGGTGGCGCTGGAGAAGCCCACGGTGGAGGAGCGCGGCCAGTGGTACTTCCAGCGCTACGTGGAGCACCTGCCCACCGCGGGCGAGATCGTCCTCTTCGACAGGAGCTGGTACAACCGCGCGGGTGTTGAGCGCGTCATGGGCTTTTGCACCGATGCCGAATACCAGGAATTCATGCGCCAGGCGCCGGAATTCGAGCGCATGCTCGTCCGCCAGGGCATCCACCTGTTCAAGTTCTGGTTCTCCGTGAGCCGCCGCGAGCAGCGCCGCCGCTTCAAGGAGCGCGAGGTGCACCCGCTCAAGCAGTGGAAGCTCTCGCCCATCGACAAGGCATCGCTCGACAAGTGGGACGAGTACACGCAGGCGAAAGAGGCGATGTTCTTCCACTCGGACACGACCGACGCCCCGTGGATCGTGATCAAGAGCGATTGCAAGAAGCGCGCCCGAACGAGCGCCTTGCGTTACCTGCTGCACAAGCTCACCTACACCACCAAGAGCCCCGAAGTCATCGGCGCGCTCGACCCGCTCATCGTCGGCCGGGCGCAGGTGGTGTTCGAGCGAGGCGAGAACATCATCACCGCACCCACCTGA